In Musa acuminata AAA Group cultivar baxijiao chromosome BXJ3-9, Cavendish_Baxijiao_AAA, whole genome shotgun sequence, a single genomic region encodes these proteins:
- the LOC103998864 gene encoding caffeoylshikimate esterase, translating to MAAAEAPGGRSHFWGDDPAEEDDYYAAQGIHGSSSFYTSRRGVTLFTRSWLPQITPTSSPPGRPRALICMIHGYGNDISWTFQATPIFLAQHGFACFALDLPGHGRSQGLRAFVSDVDAVACDCLAYFRSVRQSPGLQGLPCFLFGESMGGALCLLIHLLEQEGEQGWDGAVLVAPMCKISDSIRPRWPVPEILTFVAKFAPTLPVVPTADLLAKSVKVEEKRVVAASNPLRYAGRPRLGTVAELMRVTDRLNSRLSEVTIPFIVLHGSADVVTDPSVSRALYDTAKSKDKTIKIYDGMLHSLLFGEPDENIAMVRNDILAWLNERTGGAADRRNC from the coding sequence atggcggcggcggaggcgccgGGAGGGAGGAGCCACTTCTGGGGAGACGACCCGGCGGAGGAAGACGACTACTACGCCGCCCAAGGCATCCACGGCAGCAGTTCCTTCTACACCTCGCGGCGAGGCGTCACCCTTTTCACCCGCTCCTGGCTGCCGCAGATTACGCCGACGAGTTCCCCACCCGGCCGTCCCCGAGCCCTGATCTGTATGATCCACGGCTACGGCAACGACATCAGCTGGACCTTCCAGGCCACCCCCATCTTTCTCGCCCAGCACGGGTTCGCCTGCTTCGCCCTCGACCTCCCGGGCCACGGCCGCTCCCAGGGCCTCCGCGCCTTCGTTTCCGACGTCGACGCCGTCGCCTGCGACTGCCTCGCCTACTTCCGCTCGGTCAGGCAGTCCCCCGGGCTGCAGGGCCTCCCGTGCTTCCTCTTCGGCGAATCGATGGGCGGCGCCCTCTGCCTTCTGATCCACCTCCTCGAGCAGGAGGGGGAGCAGGGGTGGGACGGCGCCGTCCTCGTCGCGCCCATGTGCAAGATCTCCGACAGCATACGGCCGAGGTGGCCCGTCCCCGAGATCTTGACCTTCGTCGCGAAGTTCGCCCCCACGCTGCCCGTCGTCCCCACGGCCGATCTGTTGGCGAAGTCGGTGAAGGTGGAGGAGAAGCGGGTCGTGGCGGCGAGCAACCCGTTAAGGTACGCGGGGAGGCCTCGGCTGGGGACCGTGGCGGAGCTGATGAGGGTGACAGATCGCCTCAACTCCAGGCTGTCGGAGGTCACCATCCCCTTCATCGTGCTGCACGGGAGCGCCGACGTGGTGACCGACCCGAGCGTCAGCCGAGCGCTCTACGACACGGCGAAGAGCAAGGACAAGACCATCAAGATCTACGATGGGATGCTGCACTCGCTGCTGTTCGGGGAGCCCGACGAGAATATCGCCATGGTTCGGAACGATATCCTCGCATGGTTGAATGAGCGGACCGGAGGAGCCGCCGACCGCCGCAATTGCTAA
- the LOC103998866 gene encoding peptidyl-prolyl cis-trans isomerase CYP37, chloroplastic isoform X2: protein MSSMLVVSAARFPFVRAHWSRSSLLLPRLVGRRKGLPRNRRGKARIENCAVSAKNSKQSLEFSGLQKILLCPNLSMFYDGRKKFARAMAVILIFTQISFPLHLSNWVPWLLFSANAVLYSPDTKVPRTGELALRKAIPANSNMKAIQDSLEDISYLLRIPQRKPYGTMESDVKKALKGGLQNLIEFIKVKDPDKVSVGLASSLDTVAELELLQAPGLSFLLPEQYMKYPRLTGRGTVEFTIEKVDGSTFFPSAGGEPKTTTTIQVVLDGYSAPLTSGNFAKLVIDGAYDGVKLKCASQAILSDNELENYGYSVPLEMIPSGQFEPLYKTTLSVQDGELPVLPLSVYGAVAMAHNIDSEEYSSPSQFFFYLYDKRNSGLGGLSFDEGQFSVFGYTVGGREVLPQIKTGDIIRSAKLVRGQDRLILPDGN from the exons ATGTCGTCGATGCTGGTGGTGTCTGCCGCCCGCTTCCCATTCGTAAGAGCTCACTGGAGCCGATCATCGCTCCTCCTTCCTCGACTTGTCGGACGGCGAAAGGGGCTCCCGAGAAACCGCAGAGGCAAAGCTCGCATTGAGAACTGCGCCGTCTCGGCCAAGAATTCGAAGCAGTCTTTG GAGTTTTCAGGTCTCCAAAAGATTCTGTTGTGCCCAAATTTATCAATGTTCTATGATGGAAGGAAAAAGTTTGCAAGAGCAATGGCTGTGATTCTCATATTTACTCAAATATCATTTCCACTACATTTGAGCAATTGGGTGCCCTGGCTTCTATTTTCTGCAAATGCAGTGCTTTATTCACCTGACACTAAGGTCCCTAGAACTGGAGAACTTGCTTTGAGGAAGGCAATTCCTGCCAATTCAAACATGAAAGCAATTCAG GATTCTTTGGAGGATATCTCATACTTGTTAAGAATACCCCAAAGAAAGCCCTATGGTACAATGGAAAGTGATGTGAAGAAGGCTCTGAAG GGGGGATTGCAAAACCTTATTGAGTTCATAAAGGTAAAGGACCCAGATAAGGTATCTGTAGGTCTTGCTTCATCTCTTGACACAGTAGCAGAACTGGAACTGTTGCAG GCTCCGGGCTTGTCTTTTCTGTTGCCTGAACAATACATGAAGTACCCAAG GCTAACAGGTAGAGGAACAGTTGAATTTACCATTGAGAAAGTGGATGGCTCCACATTCTTTCCAAGTGCTGGTGGTGAACCAAAAACGACAACTACCATCCAG GTTGTCCTTGATGGATATTCTGCCCCACTAACTTCTGGGAACTTTGCGAAATTG GTGATCGATGGAGCATATGATGGAGTCAAGCTGAAATGTGCAAGCCAAGCTATTTTATCGGATAATGAACTTGAGAATTATGGATATAGTGTTCCATTAGAAATGATTCCATCTGGACAATTTGAACCATTATACAAGACGACTCTGAGTGTTCAG GATGGAGAGCTGCCTGTGCTTCCCTTATCTGTATATGGAGCTGTTGCCATGGCACATAATATAGACTCCGAAGAATACTCCTCACCATctcaattttttttctatctCTATGACAAGAGAAAT TCTGGCTTAGGAGGTTTGTCCTTTGATGAAGGCCAATTTTCCGTTTTCGG ATATACAGTTGGTGGAAGAGAAGTACTGCCACAAATAAAAACAGGAGATATTATTCGATCAGCTAAATTGGTGCGAGGTCAAGACCGCCTCATACTCCCCGACGGAAATTAA
- the LOC103998866 gene encoding peptidyl-prolyl cis-trans isomerase CYP37, chloroplastic isoform X1, which produces MSSMLVVSAARFPFVRAHWSRSSLLLPRLVGRRKGLPRNRRGKARIENCAVSAKNSKQSLEFSGLQKILLCPNLSMFYDGRKKFARAMAVILIFTQISFPLHLSNWVPWLLFSANAVLYSPDTKVPRTGELALRKAIPANSNMKAIQDSLEDISYLLRIPQRKPYGTMESDVKKALKIATEEKDAILGNIPIELKEKGSVLYTTLLDGKGGLQNLIEFIKVKDPDKVSVGLASSLDTVAELELLQAPGLSFLLPEQYMKYPRLTGRGTVEFTIEKVDGSTFFPSAGGEPKTTTTIQVVLDGYSAPLTSGNFAKLVIDGAYDGVKLKCASQAILSDNELENYGYSVPLEMIPSGQFEPLYKTTLSVQDGELPVLPLSVYGAVAMAHNIDSEEYSSPSQFFFYLYDKRNSGLGGLSFDEGQFSVFGYTVGGREVLPQIKTGDIIRSAKLVRGQDRLILPDGN; this is translated from the exons ATGTCGTCGATGCTGGTGGTGTCTGCCGCCCGCTTCCCATTCGTAAGAGCTCACTGGAGCCGATCATCGCTCCTCCTTCCTCGACTTGTCGGACGGCGAAAGGGGCTCCCGAGAAACCGCAGAGGCAAAGCTCGCATTGAGAACTGCGCCGTCTCGGCCAAGAATTCGAAGCAGTCTTTG GAGTTTTCAGGTCTCCAAAAGATTCTGTTGTGCCCAAATTTATCAATGTTCTATGATGGAAGGAAAAAGTTTGCAAGAGCAATGGCTGTGATTCTCATATTTACTCAAATATCATTTCCACTACATTTGAGCAATTGGGTGCCCTGGCTTCTATTTTCTGCAAATGCAGTGCTTTATTCACCTGACACTAAGGTCCCTAGAACTGGAGAACTTGCTTTGAGGAAGGCAATTCCTGCCAATTCAAACATGAAAGCAATTCAG GATTCTTTGGAGGATATCTCATACTTGTTAAGAATACCCCAAAGAAAGCCCTATGGTACAATGGAAAGTGATGTGAAGAAGGCTCTGAAG ATTGCAACTGAGGAGAAGGATGCAATCTTGGGTAACATACCGATAGAACTCAAGGAAAAAGGCTCTGTGCTATATACTACTTTACTTGATGGAAAG GGGGGATTGCAAAACCTTATTGAGTTCATAAAGGTAAAGGACCCAGATAAGGTATCTGTAGGTCTTGCTTCATCTCTTGACACAGTAGCAGAACTGGAACTGTTGCAG GCTCCGGGCTTGTCTTTTCTGTTGCCTGAACAATACATGAAGTACCCAAG GCTAACAGGTAGAGGAACAGTTGAATTTACCATTGAGAAAGTGGATGGCTCCACATTCTTTCCAAGTGCTGGTGGTGAACCAAAAACGACAACTACCATCCAG GTTGTCCTTGATGGATATTCTGCCCCACTAACTTCTGGGAACTTTGCGAAATTG GTGATCGATGGAGCATATGATGGAGTCAAGCTGAAATGTGCAAGCCAAGCTATTTTATCGGATAATGAACTTGAGAATTATGGATATAGTGTTCCATTAGAAATGATTCCATCTGGACAATTTGAACCATTATACAAGACGACTCTGAGTGTTCAG GATGGAGAGCTGCCTGTGCTTCCCTTATCTGTATATGGAGCTGTTGCCATGGCACATAATATAGACTCCGAAGAATACTCCTCACCATctcaattttttttctatctCTATGACAAGAGAAAT TCTGGCTTAGGAGGTTTGTCCTTTGATGAAGGCCAATTTTCCGTTTTCGG ATATACAGTTGGTGGAAGAGAAGTACTGCCACAAATAAAAACAGGAGATATTATTCGATCAGCTAAATTGGTGCGAGGTCAAGACCGCCTCATACTCCCCGACGGAAATTAA
- the LOC103998867 gene encoding sugar transport protein MST3: MAGGAIVNTGGGKEYPGKLTLFVFLTCVVAATGGLIFGYDIGISGGVTSMDSFLEKFFPEVYRKEKKDTSTNQYCKFDSQLLTTFTSSLYLAALIASFLASAVTRMFGRKWSMFGGGLVFLVGAALNGAARNILMLILGRILLGIGVGFANQSVPVYLSEMAPAQLRGMLNIGFQLMITVGILAANLINYGTAKIKGGWGWRISLALAAVPAGIITLGALFLPDTPNSLIERGHPQEAKEMLRRIRGTDDIHEEYNDLVAASEESKLVKHPWANIIQRKYRPQLTMAILIPFFQQLTGINVIMFYAPVLFKTIGFGDNASLMSAVITGLVNVFSTLVSVFTVDKLGRRKLFLQGGFQMILCQIIVGTLIAIKLGTSGEGHFSKTYAAFMVFFICAYVAGFAWSWGPLGWLVPSEIFPLEIRSAGQSINVSVNMLFTFIIAQAFLAMLCHMKFGLFYFFAGWVVIMTTFIALFLPETKNVPIEEMILVWKAHWFWSKFISDDDVHVGNVEMSNGSKSKSVV, translated from the exons ATGGCGGGCGGCGCGATTGTCAACACCGGGGGCGGGAAGGAGTACCCCGGGAAGCTCACCCTCTTCGTCTTCCTCACCTGCGTCGTCGCCGCCACCGGCGGCCTCATCTTCGGCTACGACATCGGCATATCCG GTGGTGTGACGTCGATGGATTCTTTCCTGGAGAAGTTCTTCCCGGAGGTCTACCGGAAGGAGAAGAAGGACACGAGCACTAACCAGTACTGCAAGTTCGACAGCCAGCTGTTGACCACCTTCACGTCGTCGCTGTACCTGGCGGCGCTGATCGCCTCCTTCCTCGCGTCCGCCGTCACGAGGATGTTCGGGCGCAAGTGGTCCATGTTCGGCGGTGGGCTCGTCTTCCTCGTCGGCGCCGCCCTCAATGGCGCTGCCAGGAACATCCTCATGCTCATCCTCGGCCGCATCCTCCTCGGCATCGGCGTCGGCTTCGCCAACCAG TCTGTGCCGGTTTACCTGTCGGAGATGGCCCCGGCGCAGCTACGCGGGATGCTCAACATCGGGTTCCAGCTCATGATCACGGTGGGAATCCTCGCCGCTAATCTGATCAACTACGGCACCGCCAAGATCAAGGGCGGCTGGGGGTGGCGCATCAGCCTCGCCCTCGCCGCTGTCCCCGCCGGTATCATCACCCTCGGCGCCTTATTCCTCCCCGACACGCCAAACTCCCTCATCGAGCGTGGTCACCCCCAGGAGGCCAAGGAGATGCTTCGTCGCATTCGCGGCACCGACGACATCCACGAGGAGTACAACGACCTCGTCGCGGCCAGCGAGGAGTCCAAGCTGGTGAAGCACCCTTGGGCCAATATCATCCAGCGCAAGTACCGCCCGCAGCTCACCATGGCCATCCTCATCCCCTTCTTCCAGCAGCTCACCGGTATCAATGTGATCATGTTCTACGCACCCGTGCTCTTCAAGACCATCGGTTTCGGCGACAACGCTTCGCTCATGTCCGCCGTGATTACCGGGCTGGTCAACGTCTTCTCTACGCTTGTGTCCGTCTTCACCGTCGACAAGCTCGGCCGAAGAAAGCTGTTCTTGCAGGGCGGGTTTCAAATGATCCTCTGCCAG ATTATAGTCGGAACCTTAATCGCAATCAAACTCGGCACCAGCGGAGAGGGGCACTTCTCCAAGACCTATGCAGCTTTCATGGTGTTCTTCATCTGTGCCTACGTTGCTGGATTTGCATGGTCTTGGGGTCCCCTGGGATGGTTGGTTCCCAGCGAGATCTTTCCTCTGGAGATCAGGTCAGCAGGACAGAGCATCAACGTGTCGGTCAACATGCTCTTCACCTTCATCATCGCTCAAGCATTTCTCGCCATGCTCTGCCACATGAAGTTTGGCCTCTTCTACTTCTTCGCCGGATGGGTGGTCATCATGACCACCTTCATCGCCCTTTTCCTTCCCGAGACCAAAAACGTGCCGATCGAGGAGATGATCCTCGTGTGGAAGGCCCACTGGTTCTGGAGCAAGTTCATCTCGGATGATGACGTCCATGTAGGCAACGTTGAGATGAGCAATGGCAGCAAGTCCAAGTCAGTCGTATGA